A window from Balearica regulorum gibbericeps isolate bBalReg1 chromosome 1, bBalReg1.pri, whole genome shotgun sequence encodes these proteins:
- the ASCL1 gene encoding achaete-scute homolog 1: MASGSPARMASGAGQPPFLQPACFFAAAVAAAAAAAPPGPPPGAPPPPPQLSPAGGQASPGGKPSAPRAAKRQRSASPELMRCKRRLNFSGFGYSLPQQQPAAVARRNERERNRVKLVNLGFATLREHVPNGAANKKMSKVETLRSAVEYIRALQQLLDEHDAVSAAFQAGVLSPTISPSYSHDMNSMAGSPVSSYSSDEGSYDPLSPEEQELLDFTSWF, encoded by the coding sequence ATGGCCAGCGGCAGCCCCGCCAGGATGGCCAGCGGCGCCGGACAGCCGCCCTTCCTGCAGCCGGCGTGCTTCTTCGCCGCGGCGGtggcagccgccgccgccgccgccccgccggggccgcctccgggggcgccgccgccgccgccgcagctgAGCCCGGCGGGCGGGCAGGCGTCGCCGGGCGGCAAGCCCTCTGCGCCGCGGGCCGCCAAGCGGCAGCGCTCGGCCTCGCCGGAGCTGATGCGCTGCAAGCGGCGGCTCAACTTCAGCGGCTTCGGGTACAGCCtgccgcagcagcagccggcGGCCGTGGCGCGGCGCAACGAGCGGGAGCGCAACCGGGTGAAGCTGGTGAACCTGGGCTTCGCCACCCTGCGGGAGCACGTCCCCAACGGCGCCGCCAACAAGAAGATGAGCAAAGTGGAGACGCTCCGCTCCGCCGTCGAGTACATCCGcgccctgcagcagctgctcgaCGAGCACGACGCTGTGAGCGCCGCCTTCCAGGCCGGCGTCCTCTCTCCCACCATCTCTCCCAGCTACTCCCACGACATGAACTCCATGGCGGGCTCCCCCGTCTCCTCCTACTCCTCCGACGAAGGCTCCTACGACCCGCTCAGCCCcgaggagcaggagctgctcgACTTCACCAGCTGGTTCTGA